A DNA window from Molothrus ater isolate BHLD 08-10-18 breed brown headed cowbird chromosome 2, BPBGC_Mater_1.1, whole genome shotgun sequence contains the following coding sequences:
- the DYRK1A gene encoding dual specificity tyrosine-phosphorylation-regulated kinase 1A isoform X1, protein MHTGGETSACKPSSVRLAPSFSFHAAGLQMAGQMSHSHQQYSDRRQQSISDQQVSALSYAEQLEQPLPLTNQRRMPQTFRDPATAPLRKLSVDLIKTYKHINEVYYAKKKRRHQQGQGDDSSHKKERKVYNDGYDDDNYDYIVKNGEKWMDRYEIDSLIGKGSFGQVVKAYDRVEQEWVAIKIIKNKKAFLNQAQIEVRLLELMNKHDTEMKYYIVHLKRHFMFRNHLCLVFEMLSYNLYDLLRNTNFRGVSLNLTRKFAQQMCTALLFLATPELSIIHCDLKPENILLCNPKRSAIKIVDFGSSCQLGQRIYQYIQSRFYRSPEVLLGMPYDLAIDMWSLGCILVEMHTGEPLFSGANEVDQMNKIVEVLGIPPTHILDQAPKARKFFEKLPDSTWNLKKTKDGKREYKPPGTRKLHNILGVETGGPGGRRAGESGHTVADYLKFKDLILRMLDYDPKTRIQPYYALQHSFFKKTADEGTNTSNSVSTSPAMEQSQSSGTTSSTSSSSGGSSGTSNSGRARSDPTHQHRHSGGHFTAAVQAMDCETHSPQVRQQFPPPIGWTATEAPTQVTVENHPVQETTFHVNPQQQNALHHHHGNSSHHHHHHHHHHHHHGQQALGSRTRPRVYNSPTNSSSTQDSMEVGHSHHSMTSLSSSTTSSSTSSSSTGNQGNQAYQNRPVAANTLDFGQNGAMDMNLTVYSNPRQETGIAGHPTYQFSANTGPAHYMTEGHLAMRQGIDREESPMTGVCVQQSPVASS, encoded by the exons GAGGAGAGACTTCAGCATGCAAACCTTCATCTGTTCGGCTTGCACCATCGTTTTCATTCCATGCTGCTGGCCTTCAGATGGCTGGACAGATGTCCCATTCGCATCAGCAGTACAGTGACCGGCGGCAGCAGAGCATCAGTGACCAGCAGGTCTCGGCCTTATCCTACGCTGAGCAGCTCGAGCAGCCACTCCCCCTGACAAACCAG AGGCGGATGCCCCAAACTTTTCGTGATCCAGCCACTGCTCCACTGAGGAAACTCTCCGTAGATTTGATCAAAACATACAAGCATATTAATGAG gtttactatgcaaaaaaaaaacgGCGGcatcagcagggccagggagatGATTCCAGTCacaaaaaggagaggaaagttTACAATGATGGTTATGATGATGACAACTATGACTACATTGTGAAAAATGGGGAGAAGTGGATGGACCGCTATGAAATCGACTCTTTGATAGGCAAAGGATCCTTTGGACAG gTTGTGAAGGCTTATGACCGAGTGGAGCAGGAGTGGGTGGCCATCAAAATCATCAAAAACAAGAAGGCTTTCCTAAACCAGGCCCAGATTGAAGTGAGACTTCTCGAGCTGATGAACAAACATGACACTGAGATGAAATACTACATAG tgCATTTGAAACGTCACTTCATGTTCAGGAACCACCTGTGCTTGGTGTTTGAGATGCTGTCCTACAACCTGTACGACCTGCTGAGGAACACCAACTTCCGCGGCGTGTCGCTCAACCTGACGCGCAAGTTCGCGCAGCAGATGTGCACGGCCCTGCTCTTCCTGGCCACCCCCGAGCTCAGCATCATTCACTGTGACCTAAAACCAGAGAACATCCTGCTCTGCAACCCCAAAAGGAGCGCCATCAAGATCGTGGATTTTGGCAGTTCGTGTCAGCTTGGGCAGAGG ATATACCAATATATCCAGAGTCGTTTTTATCGATCACCAGAGGTGCTACTGGGAATGCCTTATGACCTTGCAATTGATATGTGGTCCCTTGGGTGTATTTTAGTCGAGATGCACACTGGAGAGCCTCTCTTTAGTGGGGCAAATGAG GTGGATCAGATGAATAAAATAGTGGAAGTTTTGGGGATACCACCAACCCATATCCTCGACCAAGCACCCAAAGCAAGAAAGTTCTTTGAGAAGTTGCCAGATAGCACTTGGAACTTGAAGAAGACCAAAGATGGAAAAAGG gaATACAAACCACCAGGAACTCGCAAACTCCACAATATCCTGGGAGTTGAGACAGGAGGGCCGGGTGGGCGCCGTGCTGGGGAGTCAGGTCATACTGTAGCTGACTACTTGAAGTTCAAAGACCTCATCTTAAGGATGCTTGACTATGACCCCAAGACACGAATCCAGCCCTACTATGCCCTGCAGCACAGTTTCTTCAAGAAAACGGCGGACGAAGGTACCAACACGAGTAACAGCGTGTCCACGAGTCCTGCCATGGAGCAGTCACAGTCTTCAGGAACCACCTCTAGTACATCTTCAAGCTCAG GTGGATCTTCTGGCACGAGCAACAGCGGAAGGGCGCGGTCGGACCCCACGCACCAGCATCGACACAGCGGTGGGcacttcactgctgctgtgcaagcCATGGACTGTGAAACACACAGCCCACAG GTTCGGCAGCAGTTTCCCCCTCCCATCGGTTGGACAGCCACCGAAGCTCCCACCCAGGTCACCGTGGAGAACCACCCGGTTCAGGAAACCACCTTCCATGTCAACCCTCAGCAACAGAACGCATTACACCATCACCACGGCAACAgctcccaccaccaccaccatcaccaccaccaccaccaccaccatggaCAGCAAGCCTTGGGCAGCCGGACCAGGCCGAGAGTCTACAATTCTCCAACAAACAGCTCCTCCACCCAGGATTCTATGGAGGTGGGCCACAGTCACCACTCCATGACATCCCTGTCTTCCTCAACTACTTCTTCCTCTACATCTTCCTCCTCTACTGGTAACCAAGGCAATCAGGCCTATCAGAACCGCCCAGTGGCTGCTAATACCTTGGACTTTGGACAGAACGGAGCTATGGACATGAATTTAACAGTCTACTCTAATCCGCGCCAAGAAACTGGCATAGCTGGACATCCCACGTACCAGTTTTCTGCTAATACAGGTCCTGCTCATTACATGACTGAAGGACACCTTGCCATGAGGCAAGGCATTGATAGAGAAGAGTCTCCCATGACAGGAGTTTGTGTTCAGCAAAGTCCTGTGGCTAGCTCGTGA
- the DYRK1A gene encoding dual specificity tyrosine-phosphorylation-regulated kinase 1A isoform X2, whose translation MAGQMSHSHQQYSDRRQQSISDQQVSALSYAEQLEQPLPLTNQRRMPQTFRDPATAPLRKLSVDLIKTYKHINEVYYAKKKRRHQQGQGDDSSHKKERKVYNDGYDDDNYDYIVKNGEKWMDRYEIDSLIGKGSFGQVVKAYDRVEQEWVAIKIIKNKKAFLNQAQIEVRLLELMNKHDTEMKYYIVHLKRHFMFRNHLCLVFEMLSYNLYDLLRNTNFRGVSLNLTRKFAQQMCTALLFLATPELSIIHCDLKPENILLCNPKRSAIKIVDFGSSCQLGQRIYQYIQSRFYRSPEVLLGMPYDLAIDMWSLGCILVEMHTGEPLFSGANEVDQMNKIVEVLGIPPTHILDQAPKARKFFEKLPDSTWNLKKTKDGKREYKPPGTRKLHNILGVETGGPGGRRAGESGHTVADYLKFKDLILRMLDYDPKTRIQPYYALQHSFFKKTADEGTNTSNSVSTSPAMEQSQSSGTTSSTSSSSGGSSGTSNSGRARSDPTHQHRHSGGHFTAAVQAMDCETHSPQVRQQFPPPIGWTATEAPTQVTVENHPVQETTFHVNPQQQNALHHHHGNSSHHHHHHHHHHHHHGQQALGSRTRPRVYNSPTNSSSTQDSMEVGHSHHSMTSLSSSTTSSSTSSSSTGNQGNQAYQNRPVAANTLDFGQNGAMDMNLTVYSNPRQETGIAGHPTYQFSANTGPAHYMTEGHLAMRQGIDREESPMTGVCVQQSPVASS comes from the exons ATGGCTGGACAGATGTCCCATTCGCATCAGCAGTACAGTGACCGGCGGCAGCAGAGCATCAGTGACCAGCAGGTCTCGGCCTTATCCTACGCTGAGCAGCTCGAGCAGCCACTCCCCCTGACAAACCAG AGGCGGATGCCCCAAACTTTTCGTGATCCAGCCACTGCTCCACTGAGGAAACTCTCCGTAGATTTGATCAAAACATACAAGCATATTAATGAG gtttactatgcaaaaaaaaaacgGCGGcatcagcagggccagggagatGATTCCAGTCacaaaaaggagaggaaagttTACAATGATGGTTATGATGATGACAACTATGACTACATTGTGAAAAATGGGGAGAAGTGGATGGACCGCTATGAAATCGACTCTTTGATAGGCAAAGGATCCTTTGGACAG gTTGTGAAGGCTTATGACCGAGTGGAGCAGGAGTGGGTGGCCATCAAAATCATCAAAAACAAGAAGGCTTTCCTAAACCAGGCCCAGATTGAAGTGAGACTTCTCGAGCTGATGAACAAACATGACACTGAGATGAAATACTACATAG tgCATTTGAAACGTCACTTCATGTTCAGGAACCACCTGTGCTTGGTGTTTGAGATGCTGTCCTACAACCTGTACGACCTGCTGAGGAACACCAACTTCCGCGGCGTGTCGCTCAACCTGACGCGCAAGTTCGCGCAGCAGATGTGCACGGCCCTGCTCTTCCTGGCCACCCCCGAGCTCAGCATCATTCACTGTGACCTAAAACCAGAGAACATCCTGCTCTGCAACCCCAAAAGGAGCGCCATCAAGATCGTGGATTTTGGCAGTTCGTGTCAGCTTGGGCAGAGG ATATACCAATATATCCAGAGTCGTTTTTATCGATCACCAGAGGTGCTACTGGGAATGCCTTATGACCTTGCAATTGATATGTGGTCCCTTGGGTGTATTTTAGTCGAGATGCACACTGGAGAGCCTCTCTTTAGTGGGGCAAATGAG GTGGATCAGATGAATAAAATAGTGGAAGTTTTGGGGATACCACCAACCCATATCCTCGACCAAGCACCCAAAGCAAGAAAGTTCTTTGAGAAGTTGCCAGATAGCACTTGGAACTTGAAGAAGACCAAAGATGGAAAAAGG gaATACAAACCACCAGGAACTCGCAAACTCCACAATATCCTGGGAGTTGAGACAGGAGGGCCGGGTGGGCGCCGTGCTGGGGAGTCAGGTCATACTGTAGCTGACTACTTGAAGTTCAAAGACCTCATCTTAAGGATGCTTGACTATGACCCCAAGACACGAATCCAGCCCTACTATGCCCTGCAGCACAGTTTCTTCAAGAAAACGGCGGACGAAGGTACCAACACGAGTAACAGCGTGTCCACGAGTCCTGCCATGGAGCAGTCACAGTCTTCAGGAACCACCTCTAGTACATCTTCAAGCTCAG GTGGATCTTCTGGCACGAGCAACAGCGGAAGGGCGCGGTCGGACCCCACGCACCAGCATCGACACAGCGGTGGGcacttcactgctgctgtgcaagcCATGGACTGTGAAACACACAGCCCACAG GTTCGGCAGCAGTTTCCCCCTCCCATCGGTTGGACAGCCACCGAAGCTCCCACCCAGGTCACCGTGGAGAACCACCCGGTTCAGGAAACCACCTTCCATGTCAACCCTCAGCAACAGAACGCATTACACCATCACCACGGCAACAgctcccaccaccaccaccatcaccaccaccaccaccaccaccatggaCAGCAAGCCTTGGGCAGCCGGACCAGGCCGAGAGTCTACAATTCTCCAACAAACAGCTCCTCCACCCAGGATTCTATGGAGGTGGGCCACAGTCACCACTCCATGACATCCCTGTCTTCCTCAACTACTTCTTCCTCTACATCTTCCTCCTCTACTGGTAACCAAGGCAATCAGGCCTATCAGAACCGCCCAGTGGCTGCTAATACCTTGGACTTTGGACAGAACGGAGCTATGGACATGAATTTAACAGTCTACTCTAATCCGCGCCAAGAAACTGGCATAGCTGGACATCCCACGTACCAGTTTTCTGCTAATACAGGTCCTGCTCATTACATGACTGAAGGACACCTTGCCATGAGGCAAGGCATTGATAGAGAAGAGTCTCCCATGACAGGAGTTTGTGTTCAGCAAAGTCCTGTGGCTAGCTCGTGA